The genomic window ATGTTTTAGACAAAACTTCCTGTACAAATTGGAGAGTGATTTAGATCTCAGCGTGTCTTGTCGCAACGTCTCTTTGTGGAATAGAGGAACAACTATTGTCTGTGAAATAGTCACTTTTCCGTCCCTGAAGTCGATTGTGTTACAACGTCCAGTTGGCATTCAGCAAAACGCTACAACTCGAAACGGCACCAACCCACCTTTAGTGGGCCCGGGACGATATGATCCGTTCAAAAGTATCGTAACGTTTGTGGTACCAGAAACAGGTTACGGCGGAAAGTATGTAATAGCCACAGACAACGGTCGAAATACAACCACAACTGCTCTGACAATAGATAGTAAGTAGAAAAGTCAGACGTGAAAGTTATGAAAAAGGTAGCATATTAGGGCCTACACCGACAACTCGGGCACCTCAGGCACTAACAACTCGGGTACCAACAgctcaggcagcaccaacaactgaGGAATCAACAACGCAGGCAACTCAGGCTTCAGCTAAGAACAATGACGAAGAAGGTACAGATAAAAGAATCTTTAGTGTTTAGTAGAACTTCCTTCATGCAGGTGGATTGGGTTGGTGGATGTATTTTGTCATCGTTCTAGCATGCCTATTGGTTGTCGGCTTTGTTGTCGTACTTGTGATTTATTACAAGCGAAGACGTATGTCAGTGCGAGGGCAGCGTGATTCTTTTAGCGTTTTCAAGTGGTTTGgttctatttttagaaaagccaGTTGATACGGCACCGATTGTGCTAAAAGTGTCAACAATAGAAATGCCGTAAGTTATTATACGAGGTGACTGGTCGGATTTTCGTACTAAATGATGAATTCGTCTGCTAGGGCAAACGACTTCACGTAGACGGCTGTGAGAGAATGACGAGGCACTTTTCCTCACGCTTTAGCTCTGCATAGGTAaagatgatttttttttgtgatTCGTATCGTAACGCTGTCTGAATTGTGCCGCCTGCATGCGGCTGATGGAATGGATGCGTACAAGCAGCTAGTTTACACGGCTCTTAATTCTTACgagcttcttctttcgcttaTTTCTCCCTCTTTTTGAACTAAGTGTACCTAATCACCTGTTCGTTTTCTAATGTTCTGCACCACTAGCCTGTCCACCAGACATTCTCTCCATTGATCTCGTTATAGGGATCCAGGGAGAAGGTCTGGCGTACAGCTGTACGGTGAAGTTGTTTGTCAGCACCGAGCACACGACGTTCTCGCATTAATTGCTCGTTCGCCCGACGGGAGATAAATTAGAAACACTCGACGATGGACGTTTTTTGTCGTGTTGCAAATTAGCGTTAGTTACGCACGTACGTTCCTTCGACGATCATATCGTCAAACGGGTATATAGGCGCCGGCATCGAAGGTTACATCGGAACAGATCGAGGTCAGGGAAAAGAGTCAGCGGCATCTAGAAAGAGGGCGACGTGTCGCCTTTGTTCGAGGACTCCTTGGTAGACCTAACTTACGCGACATTGTCGCTAAAAGAAGGACTACGCCTTGAATCATATTCGTTCTGGTTTGGTTGTCTTCTTCCTGAGACGTAGTCTAAAGGCCTGAGGCTGTAGCTCAACGTCTGGCTTCCCGTACGTGTAGAactttctctccttttctccttttctctttcgtaaGTAGCAACTTGAATTTGAATCCTCGAGTTATATAGAGGCGGTCGATTTTGCTACTTCCGTTTTAGCGGTTTGCTCCATATTAGCTGTCTGATGCATGTTCACGTGATCTGCTACTATGTAGGCACCATGGCGAACGGAGTCCAGTGTTCAAGGCTAAACGATGCTTCGTGATTTTTAGGCTAAAATGAGTCGCTCGAATCTACAAGAAAAGCTCGGAGAATGATTTTCGTCATGCATCCGGCGGTTTGCGCGTCTGCGCAGTTTCACTCCTGTCCTGAGATCGCGACTTTCTAAACGTTTAGACGGTTGTCCAAGGAACTACTGACCAAAACAGCCGGATAGAAAAGATGAAACATTGTTTTTCACGAGTCATTCTCTTAGTCATCTCGTCCTCATTCCTGCTACCAGTACAGATCGAATCAGACTACTTTGATCCAGGTACTGACTCGAGAATGCCAAATGTGAGACTCGGAACGTAATCCTGACAGACCTTTTTAGATGTTATAGCCATGCCGGAAAATAACACTAGGGTAATCGTTTCTTTCAACATTTACGGGTCCCTCATTTTGACGTGCAATTACTCTGGAGGGAACCCGCATCGGACGCCTCCGAATTCGTGGTTGATCGATAACGGTGCGGCGAGCGGCCCAATTCAAATCCCTGATGGAGATCCGATCTATCGGAAGTCCAGACGCATGTTGACAATCTTCTCTGTCACCGCTGCAATGAATGGGACACGGTTCAAATGTGACGCGGCGGCCGGATGGCTTCAGTTGAACGTCAATCCAAGTATGGTTAGCCTCTGGCTGACGCTCTTCGTATGCAGACTGAATGAGAGGGTTGGGTTTAGTGGCGCCCCGCATTTGGAGCTTCTCGTTTTCTACCAAGGCTGAGCTCGGCAAGGTTTTCGTCGTACGCTATCGCATCGGTGGATTTCCCAAACCGGTCGTAACTTGGAGTCGTAATGGGACCTCAATTGTTGGTGGAGGGACGACGTTCAATGATACAACGTTGATTCATCCGATTAACATGAGCACATTTTCTGACGGCTTTACCTATACAATGACAGCCAGAAATTCTCAAGGAATCGATAGAGAAAGAATGCAACTTAATCTGTACTGTAAGAAAATGTTTTTAGACAAAACGTCCTGCACAAATTGGAGAGTGATTTAGATCTCAGCGTGTCTTGTCGCAACGTCTCTTTGTGGAATAGAGGAACAACTATTATCTGTGACATAGTCACTTTTCCGTCCCTGAAGTCGATTGTGTTGCAACGTCCAGTTGGCATTCAGCAATACGCTACGACTCGAAACGACACCAACCCACCTTTAATGGGCCCGGGACGATATGATCTGTTCAAAAGTATCGTAACGTTTGTGGTACCAAAAACAGGTTACGGCGGAAAGTATGTAATAGCCACAGACAACGGTCGAAATACAATCACAACCGTTCTGACAATAGATGGTAAGTAGAAAGTCAGACGTAGAGAGTTATGAAGGATATATCGTGTATTAGGGCCTACACCAACAACTTGGGAATCTCAGGTACCAACAACTCAGGTGCCaacaacaactcaggcacCAACAACAACTCAGGAATCAACAACTGAGGAATCAACAACGCAGGCAACTCAGGCTTCAGCCAAGAACAATGCTGAAGAAGGTGCAGATAAAGAATCTTTAGTGTTTAGTAG from Oscarella lobularis chromosome 1, ooOscLobu1.1, whole genome shotgun sequence includes these protein-coding regions:
- the LOC136199915 gene encoding uncharacterized protein translates to MKHCFSRVILLVISSSFLLPVQIESDYFDPDVIAMPENNTRVIVSFNIYGSLILTCNYSGGNPHRTPPNSWLIDNGAASGPIQIPDGDPIYRKSRRMLTIFSVTAAMNGTRFKCDAAAGWLQLNVNPMAPRIWSFSFSTKAELGKVFVVRYRIGGFPKPVVTWSRNGTSIVGGGTTFNDTTLIHPINMSTFSDGFTYTMTARNSQGIDRERMQLNLYYLSVSCRNVSLWNRGTTIICDIVTFPSLKSIVLQRPVGIQQYATTRNDTNPPLMGPGRYDLFKSIVTFVVPKTGYGGKYVIATDNGRNTITTVLTIDGPTPTTWESQVPTTQVPTTTQAPTTTQESTTEESTTQATQASAKNNAEEGGLGWWMYFVIVLACLLVVGFVVVLVIYYKRRQKPADTAPIVLKVSKIEMSANDFT